A segment of the Corynebacterium resistens DSM 45100 genome:
GATTCCAGCAAACTTCTCCATGCGTTGGAGCGTGGCGCAGGGTTGGCGTTAGAGCGTGGGGATCGGCACGAGAAGCTACCTGTGCTTCTGCAATGGAGTGCAGATGGTGACCCGCAGCGCGGGGGAGCGGGGGGTGCTGACATTGATGCCCTCGCCGACGAGGTTGCGCAGTGCCAACATGTGGAGCTTAGAGGCCTCATGACAGTGCCTCCCCTCGATTCGGATCCGGCTCTAGTTTTCTCGAAGGGTAGAAAGCTCCTCGACGCTATTGCGGATAGGGTGGTTGGTGTTCCGGTGTATTCAGCGGGGATGAGCCAAGATTTGGAGATCGCCATTGCTGAGGGATCTACGTTGGTGCGTGTCGGAACGGATATCATGGGCCCACGCCCAGTAATTTAATTTATTGACTTTAAATACGGGAAAGGACCCCTTTAAGTAATGTCTGACGGATTCGGCAACAAATTCAAAGAGTTTTTCGGCTTTGGTGAAGTAGATAGCTACCAGGATCCGTACTTCCGCGATAGTGCTGCGGATGCACGTGATCGGCGCGATGAACCCGATCACCGCGATCGTGGGGTAAGCGAGCCACGTGAAGCGCGTTATGGTGCCCGTGATCGCTACGGTCGAGAGGAAGATGACTTTAGGGATAGGGATCGCTCCGCACGTGATTACGATGCTCGTCCTTCCCGTTACGCTCGTGAGGAATCATCCGCACGGCCTGCACGACCAGCGCGCCCCAAGGTGGAGCCACAGTATGCTCGTTTATCCCTTAGTTCCTACACTCAAGCTGGAGAAATTGCCGAAATCCTAAAGAGTGGCGACGTAGCTGTCTTTAACTTGGGTGGGATGGAAAAGGCTGAGGCTACCCGGGTGTTGGATTTCGCTGCTGGCTTGGCTCGTGGGCTCGATGCGAAGCTAAAGAAGCTGCGTGGTGTGCGCAACTTCGTTCTGATTCCGGAAGATGTCACGCTCGAGCAAAGCCAGCTGGACAAGCTGGCTGAGGACCTGTAACCCTCGTTAAGAAAGCATATCGGTTAGTTCAACAGTGGACATTCTCATTTATTCATTGATTCTGCTGCTGCGGCTTTATATTTTGATTCTCATCCTGCGGATCATCATTGAAATGGTGCAGTCCTTTTCGCGGCAGTGGCGCCCGCAGCGGTGGTTTAGCATTTGTGCTGAACCAATCTTCGTAGTGACAGATCCCCCGGTGAAGGCGCTTCGCAAGTTGATACCCCCTGTGCAGCTGGGGGGAGTAGGAATTGATGTCTCGATTTTGGTGCTGTTCTTCGGCTTGCAGCTCATCATGATGGTTTTGGGACGGATCCTCGTCGTCTAGGAATCGAGGCTGCATCCTTCTTTGACCGAAGAGGTCACTTCTTCACTCCGAAACCGAGAACTTAGCACCCCTAATATGGGGTGCTAAGTTCTTTGTGAATTAGGGGGTGGGGTATAGCTAGATGGGCGCAAAAATTCAATCGGAACTGCTTTTATATCAAGTTGAGATTTATGTATAGCCTGACGGTTATAAGAGTGAGGCTTGCAAAAAATCGAGATTTGGGTCTCTCAGTTCAAATAGGACTTGTTGAACGGTTTGGGGTCCGATAAGCTTGTCCCATCTTCGCGGTATTTGAGTGAGGCCGCGGAGATGTCGTGTGTAGTGATGGAAGTCGCCACCTTGGGAAATGTGGGTCCCTCGGTGGCGGCTTTCTCTTTTGGCAGGGTAAATCTCCACATTTAGTTGAGCTTTACTCGTCGACCACTGGTATGCTGTTGGCAGTTTGTAACTAATACAGAAGATCCTCATTAGCCAGAGACCTTTTAATGAGGCGTTTTCAAACCGGAAGGGAATCTAATGCCGCTGACTCCAGCTGATGTGCACAACGTCGCTTTTAGTAAGCCACCGATTGGCAAGCGGGGCTACAACGAAGACGAGGTAGACCAGTTCCTCGACCTCGTGGAGGACACGCTCGCGGAGCTGCAGGATGAAAACGCTGATCTGAAGCAGAAGCTCCAGGGTGCTTCCGCACAAGGATCGTCTGCAGTTGCTTCCCAGCCACAGGTTGATGAGGCTGAGTTGCGTCGCAAGATTGAAGCTGAGTTGCGACCACAGATTGAGGCCGACGCGCAGCGCAAGGCGCAGTCCCAGGCTCAGGCTTCCACCTCCCAAACCGAGTCCGCGGCACAGGTTGAAGCTCGCGTTAAGGAACAGTATGAGGCTCGCCTGAAGCAGGCAGAGGATCGTGCTCGCCAAGCTGAGGAAACCGCGCGTAAGGCACAGGCCGAGGCAGCTGAAGCTAAGAAGGCTCAACCTGCACAGGCCTCCCAGGTCGCTGCAGCTACGGCGAATGCCGACAAGGACGGCGTCGCTACTCCAGAAACCCACATGCAAGCAGCGCGCGTGCTTTCCTTGGCTCAAGAAATGGCAGATCGCCTGACCGGTGATGCTAAGGCCGAGTCCACCACGATGCTGGATCAGGCTCGTTCCCAGGCGAAGAAGACCGTCGAGGATGCGGACGCTAGCTCCAAGGCAACCCTTGAGGATGCCAAGAAGAAGTCCGAGGCTCAGTTGGCTGACGCCAAGGCGCGTTCGGACAAGATGCTGGCCGATGCCAAGCAGAAGTCCGAGACCATGGTTTCCGATGCGACCGCTCAGTCCCAGGCTCAGATCCGTCAGGCTCAAGAGAAGGCCAACGCTCTGCAGCAGGATGCCGAGCGCAAGCACACCGAGATCATGACCACGGTCAAGAGCCAGCAGCAGACCCTCGAGGCGCGCATCGAAGAACTGCGCACCTACGAGCGCGAGTACCGCACCCGTTTGAAGACCTTCCTCGAGTCCCAGCTTGAGGAGCTCAACAGCCGTGGTACCGCCGCACCTGCCGGTTCCATCGATTCCCAGAACGATAACCGCTAAACGCTCACCCTGAAGAAGTTTCTTCACTAGAAAGCACCATGCTTGCACTAGCAATTGGCCTTGCCCTCCTAGGATTCGCAGTTCTCGTCTTTGCCCTCTGGCAGGGATCGATGACCTTGGCTTGGATTTGCATCGCCGTTGCTGCTGTAGGAGTGGTGCTTTCTCTGATTGATTTCGCGCGGCACCGGAAAAGTTCCAAGAACTCTGAACCCGGTGCGTGACGAGCGTTTCTTTGCCCCCGCCATGTTGCGATCCCACGGGTAGTCGCTAGTACCGTTCGTGGTGTAGCATGAAGGCAAAATCTCGGCCATGACGCACGATGTGCCCGAGTAACGCACTGATCCGGCCATCACCGGGGAGCGTCGTCGGAAGAAAAGCTAGTCTCGGCTCCTTTACCGCTACTACGCCTAGTAGAACCGACCGTAGACGAGGCACGATACGCCTTAAGAAGAGTGGAATGGCTTCTCTCAGCGTGCAATCGCCTCTGCGATTGGGAAGTTATTGAATCAGGGTGGTACCGCGAGGAAACCAGACGTCGATCTCGTTTCAATCGTCCCTGTTGTAAGCCAAGAATGCCGTACAACAGCGAAGGACTTTTGCGCCATGAACGCCACCCCAGCAGGCGGGGCATACCCCCGCGTAGATATGTCCAACGGTGGGTCCACCGCCTTCCCTGATCTGGAGCAGCAGGTTCTGGATTATTGGAAGAAGGACAACACCTTCCAAGCTTCCATCGAGCAACGCGCGGGCGCAGAAGAATACATCTTCTACGACGGTCCACCTTTCGCGAATGGTCTGCCACATTATGGCCACTTGCTGACGGGCTATGTCAAGGACATCGTTC
Coding sequences within it:
- a CDS encoding YggS family pyridoxal phosphate-dependent enzyme yields the protein MKLTQQEKDDLARRLREVRRRIAVAGGADLLPITKFHPVEAIEVLAEFGVGAVGENREQEAKAKHDVLAGRPAIHMVGQIQTKKANSVARWAAAVHTVDSSKLLHALERGAGLALERGDRHEKLPVLLQWSADGDPQRGGAGGADIDALADEVAQCQHVELRGLMTVPPLDSDPALVFSKGRKLLDAIADRVVGVPVYSAGMSQDLEIAIAEGSTLVRVGTDIMGPRPVI
- a CDS encoding cell division protein SepF, whose protein sequence is MSDGFGNKFKEFFGFGEVDSYQDPYFRDSAADARDRRDEPDHRDRGVSEPREARYGARDRYGREEDDFRDRDRSARDYDARPSRYAREESSARPARPARPKVEPQYARLSLSSYTQAGEIAEILKSGDVAVFNLGGMEKAEATRVLDFAAGLARGLDAKLKKLRGVRNFVLIPEDVTLEQSQLDKLAEDL
- a CDS encoding YggT family protein, with protein sequence MDILIYSLILLLRLYILILILRIIIEMVQSFSRQWRPQRWFSICAEPIFVVTDPPVKALRKLIPPVQLGGVGIDVSILVLFFGLQLIMMVLGRILVV
- a CDS encoding DivIVA domain-containing protein, which produces MPLTPADVHNVAFSKPPIGKRGYNEDEVDQFLDLVEDTLAELQDENADLKQKLQGASAQGSSAVASQPQVDEAELRRKIEAELRPQIEADAQRKAQSQAQASTSQTESAAQVEARVKEQYEARLKQAEDRARQAEETARKAQAEAAEAKKAQPAQASQVAAATANADKDGVATPETHMQAARVLSLAQEMADRLTGDAKAESTTMLDQARSQAKKTVEDADASSKATLEDAKKKSEAQLADAKARSDKMLADAKQKSETMVSDATAQSQAQIRQAQEKANALQQDAERKHTEIMTTVKSQQQTLEARIEELRTYEREYRTRLKTFLESQLEELNSRGTAAPAGSIDSQNDNR